One window of the Candidozyma auris chromosome 6, complete sequence genome contains the following:
- the CUP5 gene encoding H(+)-transporting V0 sector ATPase subunit c, whose translation MSDLCPVYAPFFGAIGCTAAIVFTCFGASYGTAKSGVGVCATCVLRPDLLFKNIVPVVLAGIIAIYGLVVAVLVSDGLAQKQALYSGFIQLGAGLSVGLSGLAAGFAIGIVGDAGVRGTAQQPRLFVGMLLILIFAEVLGLYGLIVALLLNSRASQDVTC comes from the exons ATGTCCGACTTGTG CCCAGTTTACGCTCCCTTCTTTGGTGCCATTGGCTGTACCGCTGCCATTGTGTTCACCTGCTTTGGCGCCTCTTACGGTACCGCCAAATCCGGTGTCGGTGTGTGTGCCACCTGTGTTTTGAGACCAGACTTGTTGTTTAAGAACATTGTTCCGGTTGTGTTGGCTGGTATCATTGCCATTTACGGTTTGGTGGTTGCTGTGTTGGTGTCTGATGGATTGGCCCAGAAGCAGGCCTTGTACTCTGGTTTCATCCAGTTAGGTGCCGGTTTGTCTGTTGGCTTGTCGGGTTTGGCTGCTGGTTTTGCCATCGGTATCGTCGGTGACGCTGGTGTCAGAGGCACTGCTCAGCAACCAAGATTATTCGTTGGTATGcttttgatcttgattttcGCTGAAGTCTTGGGTTTGTACGGCTTGATTGTCGCTTTGTTGTTGAACTCCAGAGCTTCTCAGGACGTCACCTGTTAA
- the NUP85 gene encoding Nup85p — protein MNFDDIQMLDVPAESSSHTESLNSDDVPTSPKADKKYPSLSEWLQSDDDLKFQFDLQEYKKSLEPQDPFYRAHHEYISSLYKIVEELSNHDVQVLPEDSEDEEPLGVVTSSREISKNAKKEVKLTRIHDAFSKILSKYEQFLDTVKDELQEEDWDAYVDLHFLLEFIQADKFSIDQRQKPELISYWVNKYDPKPEDSFVDEVVYNNPEPYMHPEFWTTYMGTLLTRGMFSHAARSIKSSKYENLGEKSSLYNIITDFHVLIDSYTSMALKGQFGEWKRTACEMRDSYLTLKRGIEDEKELVIARQILELLRAITGLPKTLAGFTSTWYELYAALALFQVRDYENVYMDYYQIAVGEKGIDETSDLEVFLSNVVMGNSVSVILAVDKYDSATAAYLSRLFELKGLFLPYYDVALNMTLSNKEGLPRRKISDYLLTRHAFECFEVHPLANVGIGLFLHPVITPSPDHNWKNRQIVGEFLPHYKCYTNDDMEWALTVCAKLNLPDVAKKLYLQQGEQSLAEGHLYEAMNMFVHCYDDTSSSKESALAMEKIHHIVWDILFQDALLNSLPVEDELLNNVITKKVNTSFEVQPAIRQCIAPYSVLVEYLVSLEDKNAFKKNISRLFHLIRFKFMPKKFLPLLFAQFLPLLSSDKFELSDLVVMIELIDSFEVSAQEEPDEVAKLYSFAVKSVDDVPAEHDWRKILQKEGSIPESVEDLVLTLRRSIASKIGDVYIQQK, from the coding sequence ATGAACTTCGATGACATACAAATGCTAGATGTCCCCGCTGAATCTTCGAGTCATACTGAATCATTGAACTCGGATGACGTCCCCACAAGTCCAAAAGCTGACAAGAAGTACCCATCATTGTCAGAATGGCTTCAGCTGGATGACGACTTGAAATTTCAATTTGACCTTCAAGAATATAAAAAAAGTCTAGAGCCTCAGGATCCGTTCTACAGAGCTCATCATGAGTATATAAGCCTGTTGTACAAGATTGTGGAGGAATTACTGAATCACGATGTCCAGGTTCTTCCAGAAGACTCGGAGGATGAGGAGCCATTGGGAGTCGTCACTTCGCTGAGAGAAATCTCGAAGAATGCCAAGAAAGAGGTAAAGTTGACTCGAATACATGATGCTTTCTCAAAGATATTATCGAAGTATGAGCAGTTTCTAGATACTGTCAAAGATGAGTTACAAGAGGAGGACTGGGATGCATACGTCGATCTCcatttcttgcttgagttCATTCAAGCTGATAAGTTTTCTATTGACCAAAGGCAAAAACCAGAGCTCATTCTGTACTGGGTGAACAAATATGACCCAAAACCAGAGGATAGCTTCGTCGATGAAGTTGTCTACAACAACCCAGAGCCATACATGCATCCTGAATTCTGGACAACATACATGGGCACCTTGCTCACGAGAGGGATGTTCAGCCATGCAGCTCGATCCATAAAGCTGTCGAAGTACGAAAACTTAGGTGAAAAATCCCTGTTGTATAATATCATCACCGACTTCCATGTTTTGATAGATAGCTACACGTCTATGGCCTTAAAAGGTCAATTCGGCGAGTGGAAGCGCACGGCGTGTGAAATGAGAGACAGCTATTTGACGCTCAAACGAGGcattgaagatgaaaaagagctAGTCATCGCGAGGCAAATCCTCGAATTGCTTCGAGCAATTACTGGTCTTCCTAAAACTTTGGCCGGATTTACTTCAACTTGGTACGAGCTTTACGCAGCATTAGCTTTATTTCAAGTTCGTGATTATGAAAATGTTTACATGGACTACTATCAAATTGCTGTGGGTGAGAAAGGCATTGACGAGACTTCAGACTTAGAAGTATTTTTAAGTAATGTCGTCATGGGTAACTCAGTTTCTGTTATTCTTGCTGTTGACAAATACGACAGCGCAACTGCAGCTTACTTGAGTCGactttttgagctcaaagGTCTCTTTTTACCTTATTACGACGTCGCTCTTAATATGACCTTGTCAAACAAGGAAGGGCTTCCAAGGAGAAAAATATCAGACTATCTCCTCACGAGGCATGCCTTTGAGTGTTTTGAGGTTCATCCGCTTGCCAATGTCGGTATTGgtctcttccttcaccCCGTCATaacaccatcaccagaCCATAACTGGAAGAACCGTCAAATAGTCGGTGAATTCTTGCCGCACTATAAGTGTTACACGAACGATGATATGGAATGGGCACTTACTGTCTGTGCCAAGCTCAATTTACCTGACGTAGCAAAGAAGCTCTATTTGCAACAAGGAGAGCAATCGCTCGCAGAAGGTCATCTATACGAAGCCATGAATATGTTCGTGCATTGTTACGACGATACGTCGTCCTCCAAGGAAAGTGCTTTGGCTATGGAAAAGATACATCATATCGTGTGGGATATCCTCTTCCAGGATGCCCTCTTGAACAGTTTGCCAGTTGAAGACGAGCTCTTGAATAATGTTATCACCAAGAAAGTGAACAcatcttttgaagttcAGCCTGCGATAAGGCAGTGCATTGCTCCCTACTCAGTGTTGGTGGAGTACCTTGTTTCATTGGAAGATAAAAACgcattcaaaaagaataTCTCGCGGTTGTTTCACCTAATCAGATTCAAGTTTATGCCCAAAAAATTCTTGCCATTGTTATTCGCACAATTTCTACCCCTACTCTCATCAGATAAATTCGAATTGTCTGACCTCGTGGTCATGATCGAGCTAATTGACTCCTTTGAGGTGCTGGCACAGGAAGAGCCTGATGAGGTTGCCAAGTTATACTCTTTCGCAGTGAAAAGCGTTGATGATGTACCTGCTGAGCATGACTGGCGCAAGATCCTACAAAAGGAAGGACTGATTCCGGAATCAGTAGAAGATCTCGTCTTGAcgttgagaagaagcattGCCTCAAAGATAGGGGACGTTTACATTCAACAAAAGTAA
- a CDS encoding RNA binding protein SNU13, translating to MSNPKAFPLADSALTQQILDVVSQAQNLRQLKKGANEATKTLNRGISEFIIMAADTEPIEILLHLPLLCEDKNVPYVFVPSKTALGRACGVSRAVIAASVTSNDASSIKNQIYGIKDKIETLLI from the coding sequence ATGTCTAACCCAAAAGCCTTCCCCTTAGCTGACTCTGCATTGACCCAGCAGATCTTGGACGTTGTTTCTCAAGCCCAGAACTTGAGACAGCTCAAGAAAGGTGCCAACGAGGCCACTAAGACATTGAACAGAGGTATTTCCGAGTTCATCATCATGGCTGCCGACACCGAGCCAATTGAGATTTTGTTGCACTTGCCTTTGTTGTGTGAGGACAAAAACGTTCCTTACGTGTTTGTTCCTTCCAAGACCGCCTTGGGCAGAGCTTGTGGTGTGTCGAGAGCTGTTATTGCCGCTTCGGTCACCTCCAATGACGCCTCCTCTATCAAGAACCAGATCTACGgcatcaaggacaagatCGAGACTTTGTTAATTTAG
- the ATF1 gene encoding Atf1p, with the protein MTQDIVIERPLGPSENFYRCRNAAGFYQNFAAVGTYSIDLASKDRVMFCALRKSILDYHILICNLFKNEADRNTILRPIAKATFGDLYVKVNGPTGGRRWYEKFIHDLCCEKLFDIYEESPLFRIVLAGECTLGATFEHTAADGVVAPQFHAIFLDNLGFCGNRRNEKEYEESYGKIPDVIGSDTVIFDAAKDTQFIKHSLPPPVEMFMENHLDYTFGDDEHYSIATPKNYPKKWPGRFPAKLKANKIMKLVHVGPEHFNPLLAACREKRVTLTAYLATIQALTFNPIYGDKHHTSCMIAVTLRRFLTPDVVEEPYKEIVANEKYRILGNFAHMGLPTLFEPVKEFSWDLVKKVNGELFQTTKNPRLLNTSKGFTDAADLYDESGELFSAILGANKADSVKMSNLGAYNFPVYEIEGENWTIDDLQFAQDMAPGASEFVVNVVSCPRGGLNIVLSYFEGDTGDEEALANIHRDFEENIKKYYAA; encoded by the coding sequence GAAACGCGGCAGGTTTCTACCAGAACTTCGCAGCTGTGGGTACCTACTCTATCGACTTGGCTTCCAAAGACAGGGTGATGTTTTGTGCATTGAGAAAACTGATTTTAGACTACCATATTCTCATCTGCAACCTATTCAAGAACGAAGCGGACCGCAATACCATCCTCAGACCAATTGCTAAAGCAACCTTTGGTGATCTCTATGTCAAGGTAAATGGGCCTACTGGTGGGCGACGGTGGTATGAGAAGTTCATTCATGATTTGTGCTGcgagaagctctttgatatATACGAAGAGCTGCCACTTTTCCGCATTGTGTTGGCAGGAGAGTGCACGTTGGGAGCTACTTTTGAGCATACAGCTGCTGACGGAGTGGTGGCACCTCAATTTCATGCAATCTTCCTCGACAATTTGGGCTTCTGTGGTAACCGCAGAAATGAGAAGGAGTATGAGGAGCTGTACGGAAAGATTCCTGACGTGATTGGATCCGATACGGTGATTTTTGACGCTGCTAAAGACACCCAATTCATCAAGCACTCGTTGCCTCCTCCAGTGGAGATGTTTATGGAGAACCATTTAGACTATACTTTTGGCGATGATGAACATTACTCGATTGCAACACCGAAAAACTACCCCAAAAAGTGGCCCGGTCGGTTTCCTGCCAAACTCAAGGCaaacaaaatcatgaagCTCGTGCATGTTGGTCCTGAGCATTTCAATCCTTTGTTGGCTGCTTGCAGAGAAAAGCGTGTAACCTTAACGGCGTACTTGGCAACAATTCAGGCCCTTACATTTAATCCGATCTACGGAGACAAGCACCACACATCGTGTATGATTGCTGTCACCCTTAGGAGATTCCTCACTCCAGACGTTGTGGAAGAGCCTTACAAGGAGATCGTTGCAAACGAAAAGTATAGAATCTTGGGTAACTTTGCTCACATGGGTCTACCCACCTTGTTTGAACCGGTAAAGGAGTTCTCATGGGATCTTGTAAAAAAGGTGAACGGGGAACTCTTTCAAACCACAAAAAATCCACGGTTGTTAAACACACTGAAAGGGTTCACAGACGCTGCAGACCTCTATGATGAGAGTGGAGAGCTTTTTTCCGCGATACTTGGTGCTAACAAGGCTGACTCAGTTAAGATGTCGAATTTGGGCGCCTACAATTTTCCAGTTTATGAAATAGAAGGTGAAAACTGGACCATAGACGATTTACAGTTTGCACAGGATATGGCGCCCGGAGCTTCTGAGTTTGTCGTGAACGTAGTGTCTTGCCCTAGAGGTGGCCTCAACATCGTGTTGTCCTACTTCGAAGGCGACACCGGGGACGAGGAGGCTCTCGCCAACATCCACCGTGACTTTGAggaaaacatcaaaaagtACTATGCTGCTTGA